One genomic window of Pseudomonadales bacterium includes the following:
- a CDS encoding class I SAM-dependent methyltransferase, producing MLEVSDPIVAVVFRPGFNSRAELLSAQLNLPLRTIDELPALEAGIALCVDEQGLCLLPFGSGASGPVRCDFVAGSAQHRRLYGGGKKQDISKATGLNKSGFKPSILDLTAGLGQDAFVLASLGARVTMVERNLLVHALLADGLERARTAAGDEQLQSILNRMVLYNANGVEYLQQIRPESMPDVVYLDPMFPPREKSAKVKKEMQVFHQLVGENNDADQLLAEALVKARYRVVVKRPAHAPILGNREPGYSLKGKSTRFDIYPIKKLPV from the coding sequence GTGCTGGAAGTGTCTGATCCCATTGTTGCTGTAGTGTTTCGGCCCGGCTTTAATAGCCGGGCCGAATTGCTTTCTGCGCAGCTTAATCTCCCTCTCAGGACAATTGACGAGTTACCCGCATTGGAGGCAGGAATCGCGCTGTGTGTGGATGAGCAGGGGCTGTGTTTACTGCCATTCGGTTCGGGTGCTTCAGGACCTGTTCGCTGCGATTTTGTTGCCGGCTCTGCCCAGCACCGTCGGCTTTATGGCGGGGGAAAAAAGCAGGACATTTCAAAAGCGACCGGTTTGAATAAATCAGGTTTCAAGCCGTCAATACTGGATCTTACCGCAGGTTTAGGGCAGGACGCTTTTGTCCTGGCGTCACTGGGCGCTAGGGTCACTATGGTTGAACGAAATCTGCTGGTGCATGCGTTACTTGCAGATGGACTCGAGCGGGCACGGACTGCAGCAGGGGACGAGCAGTTGCAATCCATATTGAATCGAATGGTGCTATACAACGCAAACGGTGTTGAGTATCTTCAGCAGATCAGACCGGAATCAATGCCCGACGTTGTTTACTTGGATCCGATGTTTCCGCCTCGCGAAAAATCCGCCAAAGTTAAAAAAGAGATGCAGGTTTTTCATCAACTGGTGGGTGAAAATAATGACGCTGATCAGCTGCTGGCAGAAGCCTTGGTGAAGGCTCGTTATCGCGTTGTCGTGAAGCGGCCAGCGCATGCACCGATCCTTGGGAATCGGGAGCCAGGTTATTCGCTGAAAGGTAAATCCACCCGATTTGATATTTACCCGATAAAAAAACTGCCGGTTTGA
- the dapE gene encoding succinyl-diaminopimelate desuccinylase — translation MSHTSPTVQLACELIRRQSVTPDDAGCQQLMIERLEALGFCVVMLPFGDVENFWAVRGENGPTLCFAGHTDVVPTGPHGDWQTPPFEPTIIDGMLHGRGAADMKGSLAAMITAVENFIREHPDHQGQIAFLITSDEEGIATHGTIKVVNWLAEQNLMPEWCVVGEPSSSMSVGDIIKNGRRGSLGCELTIKGVQGHVAYPHLADNPIHRAAPALAALAAEVWDNGNDFFPATSFQISNINGGTGATNVIPGELNVIFNFRFSTELTEQQLRSRTEAILDQHKLDYDIQWNLSGQPFLTSKGALIEAATASIEEITGSTTELSTAGGTSDGRFIAPHGTQVVELGPVNATIHKVNECVNTKDLDTLSSIYQRIMEKLLG, via the coding sequence ATGAGTCACACCAGCCCTACCGTTCAGCTTGCCTGTGAGCTAATTCGTCGTCAATCGGTAACCCCTGACGATGCCGGTTGTCAGCAGTTAATGATTGAACGGCTGGAAGCTCTGGGGTTTTGTGTAGTTATGCTCCCTTTCGGAGATGTGGAAAATTTTTGGGCAGTCCGTGGCGAGAATGGACCTACCCTCTGCTTTGCCGGGCATACCGACGTTGTGCCTACCGGCCCTCATGGAGACTGGCAAACACCACCATTTGAACCCACAATAATTGATGGCATGCTCCACGGAAGAGGCGCCGCAGATATGAAAGGTTCTCTTGCCGCAATGATCACTGCCGTGGAAAACTTTATTCGCGAACACCCTGATCATCAGGGCCAGATTGCTTTTTTAATCACCAGCGACGAAGAAGGCATCGCCACTCACGGCACTATCAAAGTCGTCAACTGGCTGGCGGAACAGAACCTGATGCCTGAATGGTGTGTGGTTGGTGAACCGTCGAGCAGTATGTCTGTCGGTGATATCATTAAAAACGGGCGCCGCGGTTCCCTGGGCTGTGAACTCACCATAAAAGGCGTGCAAGGACATGTTGCTTACCCTCACCTTGCCGACAATCCTATTCACCGCGCAGCCCCTGCGCTGGCAGCATTAGCAGCTGAGGTATGGGACAACGGCAATGATTTTTTCCCGGCCACCAGCTTTCAGATTTCCAATATCAACGGTGGCACAGGTGCAACTAATGTGATTCCCGGCGAACTAAACGTCATATTTAACTTCCGCTTCTCTACCGAGTTAACCGAGCAACAACTGCGCTCGCGAACTGAAGCGATTCTTGACCAGCACAAACTGGATTACGATATTCAATGGAACCTGAGTGGCCAGCCATTTTTGACCTCCAAAGGCGCTCTGATCGAAGCTGCGACTGCCAGTATTGAAGAGATTACAGGTTCGACTACAGAACTCTCAACTGCCGGCGGCACATCTGATGGCCGATTTATCGCACCCCACGGCACTCAGGTCGTAGAGCTTGGACCGGTGAACGCCACCATTCACAAAGTGAACGAGTGTGTTAACACAAAAGACCTGGATACCCTGAGCAGTATCTATCAGCGGATCATGGAAAAATTGCTAGGCTAA
- the dapD gene encoding 2,3,4,5-tetrahydropyridine-2,6-dicarboxylate N-succinyltransferase, which yields MTALFSFGLGVGTQNNKGEWLEVFYPQPVINADNKMFEAIAATLDYTGGNQAITLNSESLGKLSIALSSAGAEEQAFIAEQLQTSTRPVVACILESDLAPTSVPEGYLKLQLISHRLVKPHGTDLSGVFGVLPNVAWTNEGAIDLSELADRQLKARLEGKVLSVNCVDKFPKMTDYVVPSGVRIAHTARVRLGAYIGEGTTIMHEGFVNFNAGAEGPNMIEGRVSAGVFIGAGSDLGGGASTMGTLSGGGNIIISVGKECLLGANAGIGIPLGDRCTVESGLYITAGTKVLMLDDHNQPAGEAKARDLAGKNDLLFRRNSMTGTVECLTNKSVVELNEALHSSN from the coding sequence ATGACCGCTCTGTTTAGTTTCGGCCTTGGTGTCGGCACCCAGAACAATAAAGGTGAATGGCTGGAAGTGTTCTATCCCCAGCCCGTTATAAATGCTGACAATAAAATGTTTGAGGCCATTGCTGCAACTCTGGATTATACCGGAGGCAATCAGGCCATTACGCTCAACAGCGAATCGCTCGGCAAACTGTCCATCGCACTGAGTTCAGCGGGTGCTGAGGAACAGGCATTTATCGCCGAGCAACTGCAAACCAGTACTCGTCCTGTTGTGGCCTGCATCCTCGAGTCAGACCTTGCGCCAACGTCTGTTCCGGAAGGCTACCTGAAGCTGCAGCTCATTTCTCACCGTCTGGTGAAGCCTCACGGTACCGACCTGTCGGGCGTATTTGGCGTGCTGCCCAATGTTGCCTGGACTAACGAAGGTGCCATTGATCTCAGCGAATTGGCTGATCGCCAATTAAAAGCACGGCTGGAAGGAAAGGTCCTGTCGGTAAACTGCGTGGACAAATTCCCGAAAATGACTGATTACGTGGTACCAAGTGGTGTACGCATCGCGCACACTGCCCGCGTTCGGCTCGGTGCCTATATCGGCGAAGGCACCACCATCATGCACGAAGGCTTTGTGAATTTTAATGCCGGAGCCGAAGGTCCCAACATGATTGAAGGCAGAGTTTCTGCCGGGGTCTTTATTGGCGCAGGCTCTGATTTGGGCGGTGGCGCATCCACCATGGGCACCCTTTCCGGGGGCGGGAATATTATCATTTCTGTAGGCAAAGAATGCCTTCTTGGCGCTAATGCAGGTATCGGTATACCCCTAGGTGATCGCTGCACAGTAGAGTCTGGCCTCTACATTACGGCTGGCACCAAGGTGCTGATGCTGGACGACCATAACCAGCCTGCCGGGGAAGCCAAAGCCAGAGATCTGGCAGGTAAAAACGACCTGTTGTTCCGTCGAAACTCTATGACCGGAACCGTCGAGTGTCTGACCAACAAATCGGTAGTAGAGTTGAACGAAGCACTGCACAGTTCAAACTAG
- a CDS encoding OmpA family protein, with amino-acid sequence MKLFKHILITSLVMLLVACASTDPYTGQQKTSNTAKGAGIGAIAGAVVGAATSSKDDRKKGALIGAAGGAAIGGGIGYYMDRQEAALRAKLEGTGVRVVREGENIRLVMPSNVTFGVDRHEVRPEFYGTLESVAIVLAEFNKTNIRIAGHTDSSGSAEYNQTLSERRASSVGSFLSSHGVLAGRIYTTGYGKRYPIASNDTAEGRQANRRVELELVPIN; translated from the coding sequence ATGAAACTATTTAAACACATTCTGATAACCTCTCTGGTTATGTTATTGGTGGCCTGTGCTTCGACTGACCCTTACACGGGGCAGCAGAAAACCAGTAATACTGCAAAAGGTGCAGGTATTGGTGCTATTGCTGGAGCAGTTGTTGGCGCGGCTACCTCGAGTAAAGACGATCGCAAAAAAGGAGCCTTGATAGGTGCCGCCGGAGGTGCGGCGATCGGTGGAGGTATTGGCTATTATATGGACCGTCAGGAGGCCGCATTGCGGGCCAAGCTGGAAGGTACCGGAGTCAGGGTGGTAAGAGAAGGTGAAAACATCCGCCTGGTCATGCCTTCCAATGTTACTTTTGGCGTTGATCGGCATGAGGTACGCCCCGAGTTTTATGGCACTTTGGAATCAGTAGCGATTGTGCTCGCTGAATTCAACAAGACCAATATTCGCATCGCCGGACACACTGACTCAAGCGGCAGCGCAGAATACAACCAGACACTGAGTGAGCGCCGTGCCAGTAGTGTGGGATCATTTCTTAGCAGCCACGGAGTTCTGGCTGGACGGATTTACACAACCGGCTACGGCAAACGTTACCCGATCGCCAGTAATGACACTGCGGAGGGCCGTCAGGCCAACAGGCGAGTAGAGTTGGAGCTGGTGCCGATTAACTAG
- the cmoB gene encoding tRNA 5-methoxyuridine(34)/uridine 5-oxyacetic acid(34) synthase CmoB → MKFYIPFLDWLAAQPDLITWDVRSQIEEHISVARWGDLPQWQQVLENLPAICVSSPEFRQEVALGTAENCDGETRKLLKKTLMGLHPWRKGPYYLFGMHLDTEWRSDWKWDRVLPHLSPLEDRTVLDVGCGNGYHCWRMYGEGAKRVIGIDPSVKFIFQFYAIKHFAGQHPVDVLPLGIEHMPAQLEAFDTVFSMGVLYHRRQPEEHIQELLGCLRPGGQLVLETLLINGDHQEVLIPAGRYAKMRNVWNIPTAEKMLLWLKQCGLQNPRLVDINQTSLEEQRRTEWMTFESLADFLNPEDSSLTIEGHPAPLRGVFIAEKI, encoded by the coding sequence ATGAAATTCTATATACCATTCCTTGACTGGCTGGCTGCGCAACCAGACCTTATAACCTGGGATGTTCGTTCTCAAATCGAAGAGCACATTTCCGTTGCACGCTGGGGCGACTTGCCGCAATGGCAACAGGTTCTGGAAAATCTACCGGCTATTTGCGTTTCATCTCCGGAATTCCGACAAGAGGTAGCTCTTGGAACAGCCGAAAACTGCGATGGCGAAACCCGGAAACTCTTGAAAAAAACGTTGATGGGCCTGCACCCTTGGCGTAAGGGCCCCTACTACCTGTTCGGTATGCATCTGGATACCGAATGGCGTTCAGACTGGAAATGGGATCGTGTACTGCCTCACCTGTCACCCTTAGAAGATCGAACTGTTCTGGATGTTGGTTGCGGCAACGGTTACCACTGTTGGCGCATGTACGGAGAGGGAGCCAAAAGAGTTATCGGCATAGACCCCTCAGTAAAGTTTATCTTCCAATTCTACGCTATCAAACATTTTGCAGGCCAGCACCCGGTGGATGTACTGCCACTGGGCATTGAGCACATGCCAGCGCAACTGGAAGCTTTCGATACAGTGTTTTCCATGGGTGTGCTTTATCATCGCCGACAACCGGAAGAACACATTCAGGAACTGCTCGGCTGCCTGCGGCCCGGAGGCCAACTGGTGCTTGAGACCCTGCTGATTAATGGGGATCACCAAGAGGTCCTCATTCCCGCAGGCCGCTATGCCAAGATGCGCAATGTATGGAATATCCCTACCGCAGAAAAAATGCTGCTATGGCTGAAACAATGCGGTTTGCAAAATCCCCGACTGGTGGATATAAATCAAACCTCGCTAGAGGAACAACGCCGCACAGAATGGATGACATTTGAGTCACTGGCTGACTTTCTCAACCCCGAAGACAGTAGCCTGACCATTGAGGGACACCCCGCACCACTACGGGGTGTTTTTATTGCCGAGAAGATTTAA
- a CDS encoding 4-hydroxy-tetrahydrodipicolinate synthase, translated as MITGSLVAMVTPMCADNLEVDWNALEKLVEWHIEQGTNAIVAVGTTGESATLDVQEHVATIAAVVEQAGGRVPVIAGTGANCTNEAIELTRAAQQAGADACLSVTPYYNKPTQEGLYLHHKTIAEAVDIPQILYNVPGRTACDMLPDTVRRLASVPGVIGIKEATGDMARARELINSCPEGFAIYSGDDETAVELMIMGGHGNISVTANVAPRQIAEMCKLAMNGDEESASQARAIHQQLLPVHKAMFLESNPIPVKWAVAELGHMQHAIRLPMTELAEPYRQQVRSALVAAGLL; from the coding sequence ATGATAACCGGTAGTCTGGTCGCTATGGTGACACCCATGTGTGCCGATAATCTTGAAGTGGATTGGAATGCCCTTGAAAAGCTGGTTGAGTGGCATATTGAGCAGGGTACCAATGCTATCGTTGCAGTAGGAACAACAGGTGAGTCGGCAACACTGGATGTTCAGGAACACGTGGCGACTATTGCCGCGGTAGTAGAGCAAGCAGGTGGCCGTGTTCCCGTAATAGCGGGCACCGGGGCAAACTGTACCAATGAAGCAATTGAACTGACACGAGCCGCGCAACAGGCAGGAGCAGACGCCTGTCTCTCGGTAACGCCGTATTACAACAAACCGACGCAGGAAGGTTTGTATCTGCATCACAAAACCATTGCTGAAGCCGTCGATATCCCACAGATTTTATATAATGTTCCCGGCCGTACTGCCTGTGACATGCTACCGGATACCGTGCGCCGGTTAGCCAGTGTGCCCGGGGTTATCGGCATTAAAGAAGCAACGGGTGATATGGCAAGAGCGCGGGAACTGATCAACAGTTGCCCCGAAGGTTTTGCAATTTATTCGGGAGACGATGAAACGGCTGTCGAGCTGATGATCATGGGTGGGCATGGCAATATTTCGGTGACGGCAAATGTCGCACCCCGGCAGATTGCCGAGATGTGCAAGTTGGCGATGAACGGAGATGAGGAATCAGCAAGCCAGGCGCGTGCTATTCATCAGCAACTGTTGCCGGTTCACAAAGCGATGTTTCTGGAGTCCAATCCGATTCCCGTCAAGTGGGCGGTTGCCGAGCTTGGGCATATGCAGCACGCGATAAGGTTACCCATGACAGAGCTTGCAGAGCCTTACCGGCAGCAGGTTAGAAGTGCACTAGTAGCAGCAGGCTTGCTGTAA
- a CDS encoding histidine phosphatase family protein, translated as MKFITFVRHAKSSWKDRTIPDMSRPLNQRGRSNVPEMGGRLEYRRIKVEHLYTSPALRATETAVLLATTLRFPKECIEHVSGLYSFNYEDLLLWLRSLPRGQDNIVVVAHNPAITDLVNFLALSDLENIPTCGIVHMKADIDCWSELGAGTAVIDFHIYPRQIDLG; from the coding sequence ATGAAATTTATTACGTTTGTTCGTCACGCCAAATCCAGCTGGAAAGACAGAACCATTCCTGATATGTCGCGCCCCCTCAATCAGCGTGGCCGTTCTAATGTGCCTGAAATGGGGGGGCGTTTGGAATACCGAAGGATCAAAGTAGAGCATTTGTATACCAGTCCGGCTTTGCGGGCGACTGAAACAGCGGTTTTACTGGCGACCACCCTGAGATTTCCCAAAGAGTGTATTGAGCATGTTTCAGGACTTTACAGTTTTAATTACGAGGATTTGCTGCTCTGGTTGCGGTCATTGCCACGGGGGCAGGACAATATTGTTGTCGTCGCTCACAATCCGGCCATTACCGATCTGGTGAATTTTCTGGCATTGTCTGATCTGGAAAATATTCCCACTTGTGGCATCGTTCATATGAAAGCTGATATTGATTGCTGGAGCGAGCTTGGCGCAGGCACTGCCGTTATTGATTTCCATATCTACCCCAGACAGATCGATTTAGGCTGA
- a CDS encoding MBL fold metallo-hydrolase, with protein MKFASLGSGSKGNATLVEDGHSSLLIDCGFSVKETERRLSRLGRSAEDLSGILVTHEHGDHIRGVLPLARKYCLPVYMTAGTANTLKSPHHKLKIIDSHNSFQCASMTVIPVAVPHDAREPVQYLVNDGRHTLGVLTDLGHISSHVAEQYANCDGLLLEANHDHAMLSNGPYPPRLKQRVGGDWGHLSNTQSRELLEHVALGRLQHLVLAHISEQNNHPEKVQEAVAGLEKQVAALHIACQSEGFGWLSLE; from the coding sequence ATGAAGTTTGCCTCGCTTGGAAGTGGCAGTAAAGGCAATGCGACACTTGTCGAGGATGGTCATAGCTCGCTTCTGATTGATTGCGGTTTTTCAGTGAAAGAGACTGAGCGACGGCTATCTCGTCTTGGGCGCAGTGCTGAAGACTTGTCGGGTATATTAGTGACCCATGAACACGGTGACCATATTCGCGGCGTACTGCCGCTTGCCAGGAAATATTGCCTACCGGTCTACATGACAGCTGGTACTGCCAACACGCTGAAATCCCCTCACCATAAACTGAAGATCATAGATAGCCACAACAGTTTTCAATGTGCATCGATGACGGTGATTCCTGTTGCCGTTCCCCACGATGCCAGAGAACCTGTTCAATATCTGGTGAATGACGGCAGACACACTTTGGGGGTACTAACCGATCTGGGCCATATCTCGTCCCACGTTGCAGAGCAGTACGCAAACTGTGACGGACTGTTGCTGGAAGCAAACCATGACCATGCAATGTTATCTAACGGCCCCTATCCCCCGAGACTTAAACAGCGTGTTGGTGGTGACTGGGGGCACCTCAGCAACACGCAGTCACGTGAGCTGCTTGAGCATGTGGCGTTGGGGCGCCTCCAGCATCTTGTACTTGCGCATATCAGCGAACAAAACAATCACCCTGAAAAAGTACAAGAAGCTGTTGCCGGCCTTGAGAAGCAAGTGGCTGCTCTGCACATTGCCTGTCAGTCAGAGGGTTTTGGGTGGCTATCTCTCGAGTAG
- a CDS encoding ArsC family reductase codes for MITLYGIKNCDTIKKARKWLDNHDINYRFHDVRADGIDNLAIQHWVDKCGWETVINKRGTTWRKLPEQVQQSTNEDNVVNLLLEYPAMIKRPVLDTGKIIEIGFKEARYQELLG; via the coding sequence ATGATCACTCTTTATGGCATCAAAAACTGTGACACCATCAAGAAAGCCCGCAAATGGCTCGACAATCACGATATAAATTATCGGTTTCACGATGTAAGAGCTGACGGCATTGACAACCTGGCAATTCAGCACTGGGTCGATAAATGCGGCTGGGAAACCGTTATTAACAAACGCGGTACCACTTGGCGAAAACTACCCGAACAGGTACAACAGTCTACCAATGAAGACAACGTCGTTAACCTGCTTCTCGAATATCCGGCCATGATCAAGCGACCCGTGCTGGATACCGGTAAAATAATTGAAATCGGTTTTAAAGAAGCCCGCTATCAGGAGCTCCTTGGCTAG
- the lpxL gene encoding LpxL/LpxP family Kdo(2)-lipid IV(A) lauroyl/palmitoleoyl acyltransferase, which produces MNKPPFESKFLHPRFWLTWLGLGLWRAILILPFPILLWLGRLLGRLMYRVGHERRAIAECNLELCFPQMTATERTTLVKENFSSYGMAFFEVGMAWWWSDKRFFRLIQIEGVEHLMQLQQKGKGALLMAIHFTTLEVGASALSDRFSIDGMYRPHKNAVYDYVQARGRLSRSTGDSVVYPRKDVRGMFRALRQGRIIWYAPDQDYGPKQSVFASFFGVPAASVTATARFARMGDAAVVPFTQIRLPGSQGYRVTVHPPLENFPAGDDVADAETINRYVESYISECPQQYMWVHRRFKTRPPGAEPVYPAKVKKRKKNRL; this is translated from the coding sequence ATGAATAAACCGCCATTTGAGAGTAAATTTCTGCATCCGCGCTTTTGGCTGACCTGGCTGGGCCTCGGTTTATGGCGTGCCATTTTGATACTGCCGTTCCCGATCTTGCTTTGGCTCGGCAGGTTGCTGGGTCGTCTGATGTATCGTGTTGGACATGAAAGAAGAGCGATTGCCGAGTGCAATCTTGAACTTTGCTTTCCCCAGATGACCGCTACAGAACGGACGACGCTGGTTAAAGAGAATTTTTCCAGTTACGGCATGGCTTTTTTTGAAGTCGGTATGGCTTGGTGGTGGTCGGATAAACGATTTTTTCGGCTGATTCAAATTGAAGGCGTGGAGCATCTGATGCAATTACAGCAAAAAGGAAAAGGCGCTTTGCTGATGGCAATTCATTTCACCACCCTTGAGGTGGGTGCTTCTGCACTTTCGGACAGGTTCTCGATTGATGGCATGTATCGCCCTCACAAAAATGCCGTTTATGACTACGTGCAGGCGCGTGGTCGACTTTCGCGCAGTACCGGGGATAGCGTTGTTTACCCGCGTAAGGATGTGCGTGGCATGTTCAGAGCTTTGCGCCAGGGGCGAATTATCTGGTATGCCCCGGATCAGGATTACGGCCCAAAGCAAAGTGTTTTTGCCAGCTTTTTTGGTGTACCTGCGGCTTCGGTAACAGCAACTGCTCGCTTTGCCCGAATGGGCGATGCTGCTGTTGTACCGTTTACCCAGATTCGCTTGCCTGGTAGTCAGGGCTACCGGGTAACCGTGCATCCGCCATTGGAGAATTTTCCTGCTGGTGATGATGTGGCTGATGCGGAAACCATTAACAGATATGTCGAAAGCTATATTTCTGAATGCCCGCAACAGTACATGTGGGTTCATCGGCGGTTTAAAACCCGCCCACCGGGTGCTGAACCGGTTTATCCTGCAAAAGTAAAAAAACGCAAAAAGAACAGGCTTTAA
- the cmoA gene encoding carboxy-S-adenosyl-L-methionine synthase CmoA: MSEDAKDRIYATPRLDVAGFRFDNAVVDVFPDMIKRSVPGYETIIGMTGTLAEQYVQANSRCYDLGCSLGASTLAMRERIRQPGCEIIAIDNSQEMIQRCQDIVTATDSPTPVSLVCTGVQDISIERASMVVLNFTLQFIPLAERQALTRKIYDGLLPGGILVLSEKVRFDNLQHDKLMIDLHHHFKRAQGYSDLEISQKRSALENVLIPETLETHRQRISTAGFSSIDVWFQCFNFASLIAIKN; this comes from the coding sequence ATGTCAGAAGATGCTAAAGACAGAATCTACGCGACACCCCGACTGGATGTAGCCGGATTTCGTTTCGACAACGCAGTCGTGGATGTTTTCCCCGACATGATCAAGCGCTCGGTACCCGGCTACGAAACCATCATCGGCATGACCGGCACTCTGGCTGAACAATATGTTCAGGCCAATAGCCGCTGTTATGATCTGGGGTGTTCGCTGGGAGCTTCCACACTGGCGATGCGTGAACGCATTCGACAACCCGGGTGTGAAATTATTGCCATAGACAACAGCCAGGAGATGATTCAACGCTGCCAGGATATTGTAACGGCAACCGACAGCCCGACACCTGTCTCTCTGGTATGTACGGGTGTGCAGGATATATCCATCGAGCGCGCCTCTATGGTAGTGCTCAACTTCACACTGCAATTTATTCCCCTGGCGGAACGCCAAGCCTTAACCAGGAAAATCTATGATGGCCTGCTGCCAGGCGGTATTCTGGTGCTCTCGGAGAAAGTGCGATTTGATAATCTCCAGCATGATAAGTTAATGATCGACCTGCATCACCACTTTAAAAGGGCGCAAGGCTACAGTGATCTTGAAATCAGCCAGAAACGCTCGGCACTGGAAAACGTGCTAATTCCGGAAACCCTCGAAACACACCGGCAGCGCATTTCTACCGCCGGATTTTCCAGCATTGATGTATGGTTTCAGTGCTTTAACTTCGCCTCATTGATTGCCATCAAGAACTGA
- a CDS encoding flavodoxin: MSKIGLFFGSDEGNTEGVASRIAKRLGEDIVDIHDVGEVTQLEFMDYDKLILGIPTWDFGQIQSDWDDFWEDVEEIDFSGKTVAFVGLGDQFGYGDFFLDAMGMLHDVVIKSADQIVGYWSTEGYDYDASKAEINEGTLFVGLALDEDQQPELTAERLNRWCEQIHNEFGLDTPLNLIED; the protein is encoded by the coding sequence GTGTCCAAAATTGGTTTGTTCTTCGGTAGTGACGAAGGAAACACCGAAGGTGTTGCCAGTCGCATTGCAAAACGTTTAGGCGAAGATATTGTTGATATTCATGATGTTGGCGAAGTAACCCAGCTTGAATTCATGGATTATGACAAGTTGATTCTCGGCATTCCCACCTGGGATTTTGGACAGATTCAGTCTGACTGGGACGATTTCTGGGAAGATGTGGAAGAAATTGATTTTTCCGGCAAAACTGTCGCTTTTGTTGGTCTGGGTGATCAGTTTGGCTATGGCGATTTCTTTCTGGACGCCATGGGCATGCTTCACGATGTAGTGATTAAATCTGCTGACCAGATTGTGGGGTATTGGTCGACAGAAGGTTATGACTACGATGCGTCAAAGGCCGAGATTAATGAGGGCACATTATTCGTGGGACTGGCTCTGGATGAAGATCAACAGCCGGAATTAACGGCTGAACGACTTAACCGCTGGTGCGAGCAAATCCATAATGAATTTGGGCTGGATACGCCGCTAAACCTGATCGAGGATTAA
- the bamC gene encoding outer membrane protein assembly factor BamC, whose protein sequence is MSRSITKWHRVPVLVGILAMSGCGDLIRDRSSDYLKSEEIPPMTLPDGVDASVIGQIYVIPDIASTEVSAESNVLPRPRPLSETRFEETVKIQSYENSAWILINRPPEEVWPRVRNILSRNGVPTTSVDAASGIMETSWVQFKDDDKNSHRFRLRVEPAVQINSTEVKLTHTQVAVGSEEAAASWPEVSQDKEREKQMLEIVANMMASDISSGTISLLAQSIGGEAKVEMVTPQVADPFLKLKLNYDRSWASVIYSLSRGGFSVTDQDKTAGVVYVDYMEEAEQEEGDGFLWGLFGGKKEPEKNAYQVLVKSVEQGVEVRITGAGRESIQTSQSARLLKIIRNNLS, encoded by the coding sequence ATGTCGAGATCGATAACTAAGTGGCACAGGGTACCGGTTCTTGTCGGGATACTGGCAATGAGTGGTTGTGGTGATTTGATTCGGGATCGAAGCTCGGATTATCTCAAATCGGAGGAAATCCCTCCTATGACATTGCCTGATGGTGTGGATGCTTCCGTCATCGGGCAGATTTATGTTATCCCGGATATTGCCAGTACAGAGGTTTCCGCTGAGAGTAACGTTTTGCCGCGTCCTCGTCCGCTTTCAGAAACCCGGTTTGAAGAAACAGTAAAAATCCAGTCTTATGAAAATAGCGCATGGATACTGATTAACCGGCCGCCAGAAGAAGTCTGGCCTCGGGTGCGTAATATTCTCAGTCGAAACGGCGTTCCCACAACCAGTGTTGACGCTGCATCGGGCATTATGGAAACCAGCTGGGTCCAGTTTAAAGATGATGACAAGAACAGTCACCGTTTTCGTTTGCGGGTTGAACCTGCTGTTCAAATCAACAGCACGGAAGTGAAACTGACGCATACTCAGGTTGCTGTTGGTTCAGAAGAAGCGGCAGCCAGCTGGCCAGAGGTGTCGCAGGACAAGGAGCGGGAAAAGCAGATGCTGGAAATCGTTGCCAACATGATGGCCAGTGATATCAGCAGTGGCACAATTTCGTTGCTCGCCCAGTCTATTGGTGGCGAAGCCAAGGTTGAAATGGTCACGCCTCAGGTAGCTGATCCATTTCTGAAACTGAAACTCAATTATGATCGCTCGTGGGCTTCGGTGATCTACTCTCTTTCGCGAGGCGGGTTTTCGGTAACGGATCAGGACAAGACGGCTGGTGTAGTTTATGTCGACTACATGGAAGAAGCGGAGCAGGAGGAGGGTGATGGATTTCTCTGGGGGCTATTTGGCGGTAAAAAAGAGCCGGAAAAAAATGCTTATCAGGTTTTGGTAAAATCGGTCGAACAAGGCGTTGAAGTGCGTATTACCGGGGCCGGGCGTGAGAGCATTCAGACTTCACAGTCTGCCAGACTATTGAAAATCATACGCAATAATCTCTCCTGA